In the genome of Neodiprion pinetum isolate iyNeoPine1 chromosome 2, iyNeoPine1.2, whole genome shotgun sequence, one region contains:
- the LOC124212212 gene encoding uncharacterized protein translates to MENERAADPKPRKRYKLFLDPEYQPHWVSTRTHSFWVADATVPPPETDVDASDQNSVGSGENMLLNTEDDTSHCVSDSNQSSAASSMEPDLSNDCCGNMSHEENDDVCVSDEEHLTDPDVENSDDSQSDDSHDSHDNLQNFDDSETSEEDEPHERVGREDGVNDDDIMFDQSVLSVSDVMEMVMAYCMRFSVSHEARKALVDMIQCLAGPRYENWSISKFQIKKKYEPPEDVMTYTFFCSSCKIPILGPITKREFENNSVTCEECLQLQNLTMQSPNRFIYIDLKYQFKQLLSSRKIRESLMENLITRDAALARAPPTVMTDIYDSELYRAAIGEYFQNADHVLTYNFNTDGMPIFNSSNRSSWPLLLIVNELPPHLRFKHVLLAGLWVGNKEPSPTMMNTFLQQFVSQANHLTERGLKLKNDMGRKTTFKIIPLCCVCDSVARPIVQCRLQYNGYRSCSWCYAHGNYVRGAVRYLFGEVDADGRTHESHKEDVENATRLRKPVNGVKGASILLQLLLFNMVWGFPFEYMHAILLGVIKLLWDIWTTPGSPIYLAPAIQNQINDRLMRMTPTHEIHRLPRKLSKRGKWKASEWQSWLLFYSLPCLDGLIPDAALEHLSLLVDSSFILLQNKISEADLNKCELNLTKFVAEFEILYGKEYVTFNVHSLLHVVKSVKSSGPLWTTSAFSFESTNYRLKQQVNGPKGVDDQIAMGYLNKNMFQWKLGENMELSEESQNYCKRLFAGRPHTSNCTITPDNVVLLGKPVVHDNGEVIYARCIFKNTPFHSARYRPNKKTNDSVVQLVTTDIVQITGFVLVDGRTYIDAQNIDVVVELHVPHIVRVRRSDEYRRIPMDDIQEKLLFLSVNNLTYICKSPCIID, encoded by the coding sequence atcaaaattctGTGGGATCGGGCGAGAATATGTTGTTAAATACCGAGGATGATACGTCACATTGTGTTTCCGATTCTAATCAATCATCTGCTGCATCTTCGATGGAGCCTGATCTAAGCAATGACTGCTGTGGAAATATGTCACATGAGGAGAATGATGATGTCTGTGTGTCGGATGAAGAGCACTTGACAGATCCCGATGTAGAAAATTCTGatgactcacaatcagacgATTCCCACGATTCGCACgacaatttacaaaattttgacgattctGAAACTTCGGAAGAAGATGAACCTCACGAACGAGTCGGGCGAGAAGACGGTGTGAATGACGACGATATTATGTTTGATCAATCTGTTCTGTCCGTGTCGGATGTTATGGAAATGGTCATGGCATATTGTATGCGTTTTTCTGTATCCCATGAGGCCCGAAAAGCACTGGTGGATATGATACAATGTTTGGCCGGACCAAGGTATGAGAATTGGTCAATTAGCAAATTCCAAATCAAAAAGAAGTACGAGCCGCCTGAAGATGTTATGACTTACActtttttttgctcttcaTGCAAAATACCTATTTTGGGACCAATCACAAAAagggaatttgaaaataattcagttaCTTGCGAAGAGTGCCTTCAGCTACAAAATCTGACGATGCAATCGCCGAATAGGTTCATTTACATTGATTTGAAGTACCAATTTAAGCAACTCTTGAGTAGTCGAAAGATCCGTGAGAGCCTAATGGAAAACTTAATAACACGAGACGCTGCGCTCGCTCGTGCACCACCGACCGTAATGACAGACATTTATGACAGCGAGCTGTATAGAGCGGCAATTGGGGAATATTTTCAGAATGCTGATCATGTCCTCACGTACAACTTCAATACAGATGGAATGCCGATTTTTAATAGCTCCAATAGAAGCAGTTGGCCATTGCTATTAATTGTGAATGAATTACCTCCCCATCTGCGATTTAAGCACGTCCTTCTAGCTGGATTATGGGTTGGAAATAAGGAACCCAGTCCTACCATGATGAACACTTTTCTCCAACAGTTCGTTTCACAGGCAAATCACCTAACCGAACGAGgcctcaaattgaaaaatgacatGGGCCGAAAGACAACTTTCAAAATAATACCACTGTGTTGCGTTTGTGACTCCGTGGCAAGACCTATTGTCCAGTGCAGGTTACAATATAACGGATATCGCAGCTGTAGTTGGTGCTATGCTCATGGGAATTATGTACGTGGAGCTGTGCGCTATTTATTCGGCGAAGTAGACGCAGACGGGAGAACACACGAGTCTCATAAAGAGGATGTAGAAAATGCCACACGACTTCGGAAACCTGTGAATGGCGTCAAAGGAGCTAGCATTTTGTTACAGTTGCTCCTATTTAATATGGTGTGGGGATTTCCCTTTGAATACATGCACGCCATATTACTCGGTGTAATAAAACTTCTGTGGGATATTTGGACAACTCCCGGGAGTCCAATTTATCTGGCCCCAGCCattcaaaatcaaatcaacgatAGATTGATGCGAATGACTCCTACACACGAAATTCATCGATTGCCgagaaaattatcgaaaagaGGCAAGTGGAAAGCTTCTGAATGGCAGTCATGGTTATTATTCTACAGCCTCCCTTGTTTAGACGGTCTCATACCAGACGCTGCTTTGGAACACCTATCACTTTTAGTAGACAGTTCGTTCATACTTCTGCAAAACAAAATTTCCGAAGCAGATTTAAATAAGTGCGAACTGAATCTCACGAAATTCGTAgctgaatttgaaattttatacggAAAAGAATATGTGACATTCAATGTACATAGCTTACTGCATGTGGTGAAATCCGTGAAATCGTCAGGACCGTTGTGGACGACTTCTGCTTTCAGTTTTGAGAGTACCAATTACAGACTAAAACAACAAGTCAATGGACCGAAAGGGGTTGACGATCAAATCGCAATGGGATACctcaataaaaatatgttcCAATGGAAATTGGGGGAAAACATGGAACTCTCGGAAGAAAGCCAGAATTACTGCAAGCGTCTCTTTGCCGGCCGTCCTCACACTTCGAATTGCACAATAACACCTGACAATGTAGTTTTGCTTGGCAAACCTGTCGTACATGATAACGGGGAAGTCATATACGCTCGgtgtatattcaaaaatacCCCTTTTCACAGCGCACGATATCGGCCGAACAAAAAAACTAACGATTCCGTAGTGCAATTGGTCACAACGGATATAGTTCAAATAACTGGATTTGTACTCGTTGATGGTCGGACCTATATCGATGCACAGAATATTGATGTGGTTGTAGAATTGCACGTACCGCACATTGTGAGAGTAAGGCGAAGCGATGAATATCGAAGAATCCCCATGGACGATATCCAAGAGAAACTGCTATTTCTGAGCGTCAACAATTTGACATATATTTGCAAATCTCCTTGCATCATAGATTAA